In Streptomyces sp. NBC_01426, one genomic interval encodes:
- a CDS encoding GNAT family N-acetyltransferase, with translation MDIRRALTTAELRAAEGLFDGPAREDWSARFLAAPGHLMLIAYVDDVPAGMVSGVEMSHPDKGTEMCLYELSVDEGYRRRGIGRSLTLALADEARARGCYGMWVGVDTDNEAALATYASAGSLDEGVFTMRGWPLADPVPDSDTGT, from the coding sequence ATGGACATTCGCCGCGCTCTGACCACCGCGGAACTGCGCGCCGCCGAGGGGCTCTTCGACGGACCGGCCCGCGAGGACTGGTCGGCCCGTTTCCTGGCCGCGCCCGGGCACCTGATGCTCATCGCGTACGTGGACGACGTGCCCGCCGGCATGGTCTCGGGCGTGGAGATGAGCCATCCCGACAAGGGCACCGAGATGTGCCTGTACGAGCTGTCGGTCGACGAGGGGTACCGGCGGCGCGGCATCGGCCGGAGCCTCACGCTGGCGCTGGCCGACGAGGCCCGCGCCCGGGGCTGTTACGGCATGTGGGTGGGGGTCGACACGGACAACGAGGCAGCGCTGGCGACGTACGCGTCCGCCGGGTCCCTCGACGAGGGCGTGTTCACGATGCGCGGCTGGCCCCTCGCCGACCCCGTTCCCGACTCCGACACCGGCACCTGA
- a CDS encoding 4'-phosphopantetheinyl transferase family protein, with amino-acid sequence MTEEVNQLGGETPRLGALPAGATVAVWALDTTRDVVGGHAVAEASAVLDAGEQDRAGRLLRPGDRHRYVASHLGLRALLGGYLGLAPEKVTLVREDCPCCGGPHGRPAVAGGAVHFSLSHSGDLAYLAFAGAPVGVDVERVPSGQAVSDVLGTLHPAETAELVALPEAERRVPMARLWSRKEAYLKATGTGLALGLTDPYVGSGPTPAPVTGWTLRDLPAPADYAAALALSGR; translated from the coding sequence GTGACCGAGGAAGTGAACCAACTCGGCGGTGAAACGCCGCGACTCGGCGCGCTCCCCGCGGGCGCGACCGTGGCCGTGTGGGCCCTGGACACCACGCGCGACGTGGTCGGCGGCCACGCGGTCGCCGAGGCGTCGGCGGTGCTCGACGCCGGCGAACAGGACCGCGCGGGACGGCTGCTGCGCCCCGGCGACCGGCACCGCTACGTCGCCTCGCACCTGGGGCTGCGCGCGCTGCTCGGCGGCTACCTGGGGCTGGCGCCGGAGAAGGTCACGCTGGTCCGCGAGGACTGCCCGTGCTGCGGCGGCCCGCACGGCCGGCCCGCGGTGGCGGGGGGCGCGGTGCACTTCTCGCTGTCCCACAGCGGGGACCTGGCGTACCTGGCCTTCGCCGGGGCGCCGGTGGGGGTCGACGTGGAGCGGGTACCGAGCGGGCAGGCGGTGTCCGACGTCCTGGGGACCCTGCACCCGGCGGAGACGGCCGAACTCGTCGCGCTCCCGGAAGCGGAACGGCGCGTGCCGATGGCCCGGCTGTGGTCCCGCAAGGAGGCCTACCTCAAGGCCACCGGTACCGGTCTGGCCCTCGGGTTGACCGACCCGTACGTCGGCTCGGGCCCCACCCCCGCGCCGGTGACGGGCTGGACCCTGCGCGACCTGCCGGCCCCGGCGGATTACGCCGCGGCCCTGGCCCTGTCCGGGCGGTGA
- a CDS encoding STAS domain-containing protein: MTDHTLTATRHTHSRGATVLTVVGELDHHTAPELTRVIRETPFGPDVPVLIDVSALTYCDSTGITVLVGAYHRAHEVDAPLLIVGLNPELTNVFRIVGLDQLFTFQPTVEDAVDALRTQAVPQERGGGG, from the coding sequence GTGACCGACCACACCCTGACCGCCACCCGCCACACCCACTCCCGCGGCGCCACCGTGTTGACGGTGGTGGGCGAGCTCGACCACCACACCGCTCCGGAGCTCACCCGGGTCATCCGGGAGACGCCCTTCGGCCCCGACGTCCCCGTGCTGATCGACGTCTCCGCGCTCACCTACTGCGACTCCACCGGGATCACCGTGCTCGTCGGTGCCTACCACCGTGCGCACGAGGTCGACGCCCCCCTGCTCATCGTCGGGCTGAACCCCGAGCTGACGAACGTCTTCCGCATCGTCGGCCTCGACCAGCTCTTCACCTTCCAGCCCACGGTCGAGGACGCCGTCGACGCCCTACGCACCCAGGCCGTCCCGCAGGAGCGCGGCGGTGGGGGGTGA
- a CDS encoding PP2C family protein-serine/threonine phosphatase, giving the protein MTGTEYAVHRDVGNVAEEEGRRIAAVRRYAVLDTPPDGTFDKIASLAARIFDVPMATVAIVDGDRVWFKAAHGLQGVREVPRDPGPSPCAVPYDDPYVLTDALTDPRGAADPLVRADPGVRFHAAAAITTADGYHLGTVDVLDTRARRPTDVQLATLRDLAALVMDELELRLSALRTVAAERARRADAERLARTLQRTLLPPALPTVPGLHTAAAYHTASVDEVGGDFYDLFPLDDGRWAFFLGDVCGKGADAAALTSLTRYTLRAAAIYDPDPCTALANLDAVLKGEYQGDNPRFCTAVFGVLEAASDGSFTVTLAGGGHPPTLAVRADGTVEPVSTTGGQLIGLLPDPHFVQVTTRLAPGDALLLYTDGLIEARTEDGSMLGEEGLARHLSARTTRGADHLLATVHELFTDPGTGVSDDTALLALSVPPRRTPPPAQEHR; this is encoded by the coding sequence ATGACGGGGACCGAGTACGCCGTCCACCGGGACGTGGGAAACGTCGCGGAGGAAGAGGGGCGGAGGATCGCCGCGGTGCGCCGCTACGCGGTCCTGGACACCCCGCCCGACGGGACCTTCGACAAGATCGCCTCCCTCGCGGCCCGCATCTTCGACGTCCCCATGGCCACCGTGGCGATCGTGGACGGCGACCGGGTGTGGTTCAAGGCCGCGCACGGCCTCCAGGGCGTCCGGGAGGTCCCCCGCGACCCGGGCCCGAGCCCCTGCGCCGTGCCGTACGACGATCCGTACGTCCTCACCGACGCCCTCACCGATCCGCGCGGCGCCGCCGACCCCCTCGTCCGGGCGGACCCGGGCGTGCGCTTCCACGCCGCGGCGGCGATCACCACGGCCGACGGGTACCACCTGGGCACCGTCGACGTCCTCGACACCCGTGCCCGCCGTCCCACCGACGTCCAGCTCGCGACCCTCCGGGACCTGGCCGCGCTCGTCATGGACGAGCTCGAACTGCGGCTGTCCGCCCTGCGCACGGTCGCCGCCGAACGCGCACGGCGCGCGGACGCCGAACGTCTGGCCCGCACCCTCCAGCGCACCCTGCTGCCGCCGGCCCTTCCCACCGTGCCCGGACTGCACACGGCCGCCGCCTACCACACCGCGTCCGTCGACGAGGTCGGCGGAGACTTCTACGACCTGTTCCCCCTGGACGACGGCCGCTGGGCGTTCTTCCTCGGCGACGTGTGCGGCAAGGGCGCCGACGCCGCCGCGCTGACCTCTCTGACCCGCTACACCCTGCGCGCCGCCGCCATCTACGACCCCGACCCCTGCACGGCCCTGGCCAACCTCGACGCGGTCCTCAAGGGCGAGTACCAGGGCGACAACCCGCGCTTCTGCACCGCCGTGTTCGGTGTGCTCGAAGCCGCGTCCGACGGGTCCTTCACCGTCACGCTGGCCGGCGGCGGCCACCCCCCGACCCTGGCCGTGCGCGCGGACGGCACCGTCGAACCGGTGTCCACGACCGGCGGCCAGCTGATCGGGCTCCTGCCCGACCCCCACTTCGTGCAGGTCACCACCCGCCTCGCCCCCGGTGACGCGCTGCTGCTGTACACCGACGGGCTCATCGAGGCCCGTACCGAGGACGGCAGCATGCTCGGCGAGGAGGGACTGGCCCGCCATCTGTCCGCCCGCACCACACGAGGAGCCGACCATCTGCTGGCCACGGTGCACGAGCTCTTCACCGATCCGGGAACCGGAGTGAGCGACGACACCGCGCTGCTCGCCCTGTCCGTACCGCCCCGCCGCACACCGCCACCCGCTCAGGAGCACAGGTGA
- a CDS encoding SpoIIE family protein phosphatase, with amino-acid sequence MTRSEDAEPEATATAGTDVFAADEVVGRDLALVDWAATTPLGDPEGWPQSLKTTVSILLSSKFSMWMAWGPELTFFCNAAYRRDTLGRKYPWALGRPASEVWAEIWDDIGPRIDTVLTTGEATWDQALLLFVERSGYPEESYHTFSYSPLRDDDGQVVGMLCVVSEETDRVIGERRMATLRDLGSDPSVVRTEQEMLDFARLQLSRNPRDLPFTLTYLFHEDGSAALAAATGLRDDHPAAVRLLPPGSETVWPTDAPARGESALVPLDGAVFADLPKGEWPHGPLQALVVPLRQQGGTPYGFMVVGLNRYRDLDDGYRGFVELVAGHVATGVASARSYQAQQRRAEELAELDRAKTAFFSNISHEFRTPLTLIMGPVDELRERLADADAGVREELEVVHRNGLRLGKLVNTLLDFSRIEAGRMQAGYEPVDLAEVTGELASVFRSAVDRAGLDFRVDCPPLPEPVFIDRSMWEKVVLNLLSNALKFTFDGSIGISVGTEDGAAVVTVVDTGIGVAAQEMPRLFERFHRIENARSRSNEGSGIGLALVKELVGLHGGEISATSTEGRGTRFTIRLPFGSAHLPADAVLAEAGDGAAPFATDPFVQEALRWLPGEQTAATSAVVTGIEESIDGPPHGPALPVHVLVADDNADMREYLSRLLLGAGYQVSTVDDGRQALRAVRAKAFDLVVSDVMMPHLDGLALVAALRADPRTASVPVLLLSARAGQEASIEGLQAGADDYLVKPFAAADLLARVRANIELARLRNHHARWRTALVDSLQEAFFVCDEDGAVIEINAAFTDILGYGPEGLPYRPIHPWWPDAGTDAEAHRQVSEAFALLLGSTKGSYTIPITHRDGHRLWATATFNQVDDPDTGRRVTVGTFRDVTAEHYAIQRESALAALATCLSRATSLPEALTGALDELKKLWRARSVLAAVFDHGDEPTLTSTDTSLAWPQLPAARRETLQDLRQGPILTPVADHTGAGILLEFPEGPLVLWMDLGENRPFTGEDQLLLSLLAGHLAQGLNRAHQFDQQRETAIALQRAILGPSRLPDGFAVRYEPATRPLEVGGDWYDTVTLPDGRIGIVVGDCVGRGLEAASVMGQLRSACRALLLQDASPAQTLMALDQFAAGVPGAVCTTVFCGVLNAETGQLTYSSAGHPPGILVQPDGATRLLEDGRSLPLAVRPGNHRPEGSCTIPARSTLLLYTDGLVERRRRPLSAGIDQASEALQDGRDTSVDDLATHVMSRLAPVDGYDDDVALLLYRHPAPLEMSFPAESSQLAPVRKTLRGWLAQCDLPPTTVQNVLVAAGEACANAIEHGHRDAPGETIYFRAEAYVDNLHLTVADTGHWKAPQPELNTHRGRGMGLMRALMQQVTITPGPSGTTVDMHMRIA; translated from the coding sequence GTGACGCGTTCCGAGGATGCCGAGCCGGAGGCGACGGCGACGGCCGGCACCGATGTGTTCGCCGCCGACGAGGTGGTCGGCCGGGATCTGGCCCTGGTGGACTGGGCGGCGACCACCCCGCTCGGGGACCCGGAAGGCTGGCCGCAGAGCCTCAAGACGACCGTGAGCATCCTGCTGTCGTCGAAGTTCTCGATGTGGATGGCCTGGGGACCGGAACTCACGTTCTTCTGCAACGCCGCCTACCGGCGCGACACCCTGGGCCGGAAGTACCCGTGGGCCCTGGGGCGGCCGGCGAGCGAGGTCTGGGCGGAGATCTGGGACGACATCGGCCCCCGCATCGACACCGTGCTCACCACCGGTGAGGCGACCTGGGACCAGGCGCTGCTGCTGTTCGTGGAACGCTCCGGCTACCCGGAGGAGAGCTACCACACCTTCTCCTACAGCCCGCTGCGCGACGATGACGGGCAGGTCGTCGGCATGCTGTGCGTGGTCAGCGAGGAAACCGACCGGGTCATCGGCGAACGACGCATGGCCACGCTGCGCGACCTCGGCTCCGACCCCAGCGTGGTGCGCACCGAGCAGGAGATGCTCGACTTCGCCCGCCTGCAACTGAGCCGCAACCCGCGCGACCTGCCGTTCACCCTGACGTACCTCTTCCACGAGGACGGCAGCGCCGCGCTGGCCGCGGCCACCGGCCTACGCGACGACCACCCCGCCGCGGTGCGGCTCCTCCCGCCGGGCTCCGAGACGGTGTGGCCGACGGACGCCCCGGCCCGGGGCGAGTCCGCGCTGGTGCCGTTGGACGGCGCCGTGTTCGCGGACCTGCCCAAGGGGGAGTGGCCCCACGGCCCCCTCCAGGCACTGGTGGTGCCGCTGCGGCAGCAGGGGGGCACCCCGTACGGATTCATGGTCGTCGGCCTGAACCGGTACCGGGACCTGGACGACGGATACCGCGGCTTCGTGGAACTGGTCGCCGGGCACGTCGCCACCGGAGTCGCCAGCGCCCGCAGCTACCAGGCGCAGCAGCGGCGCGCCGAGGAACTCGCCGAACTGGACCGGGCGAAGACGGCCTTCTTCTCCAACATCAGCCACGAGTTCCGCACCCCCCTCACGCTGATCATGGGGCCGGTGGACGAACTGCGGGAGCGCCTCGCGGACGCGGACGCGGGCGTGCGCGAGGAACTGGAGGTCGTCCACCGCAACGGGCTGCGGCTGGGCAAGCTGGTCAACACCCTGCTGGACTTCTCCCGCATCGAGGCGGGCCGGATGCAGGCGGGCTACGAGCCGGTCGACCTGGCCGAGGTCACCGGTGAACTCGCCAGCGTGTTCCGCTCCGCCGTCGACCGGGCCGGCCTGGACTTCCGCGTCGACTGTCCCCCGCTGCCCGAGCCGGTCTTCATCGACCGGAGCATGTGGGAGAAAGTCGTCCTCAACCTGCTCAGCAACGCGCTGAAGTTCACCTTCGACGGCTCGATCGGCATCTCCGTGGGCACCGAGGACGGAGCGGCGGTGGTGACCGTCGTCGACACCGGGATCGGCGTCGCCGCCCAGGAGATGCCCCGGCTGTTCGAACGGTTCCACCGCATCGAGAACGCCCGGTCCCGCTCCAACGAGGGCAGCGGCATCGGCCTCGCCCTGGTGAAGGAACTGGTCGGCCTGCACGGCGGCGAGATCAGCGCCACGTCGACCGAGGGACGCGGCACCCGGTTCACCATCCGGTTGCCCTTCGGCTCCGCCCACCTGCCCGCCGACGCCGTCCTCGCCGAGGCGGGCGACGGAGCGGCCCCCTTCGCGACCGACCCCTTCGTACAGGAGGCCCTTCGCTGGCTGCCCGGCGAGCAGACCGCGGCGACCTCCGCCGTGGTCACGGGCATCGAGGAGAGCATCGACGGACCGCCCCACGGCCCCGCGCTGCCCGTCCACGTCCTGGTCGCCGACGACAACGCCGACATGCGCGAGTACCTCAGCCGTCTGCTGCTCGGCGCCGGCTACCAGGTCAGCACGGTCGACGACGGCCGGCAGGCACTGCGGGCCGTCCGCGCGAAGGCCTTCGACCTGGTCGTCAGCGACGTCATGATGCCCCACCTGGACGGCCTCGCCCTGGTCGCTGCGTTGCGGGCCGACCCGCGCACCGCGTCGGTCCCCGTGCTGCTGCTGTCCGCCCGGGCCGGACAGGAGGCGTCCATCGAGGGCCTGCAGGCCGGCGCGGACGACTACCTCGTCAAGCCCTTCGCCGCCGCCGACCTCCTCGCCCGGGTCAGGGCGAACATCGAGCTGGCACGGCTGCGCAACCATCACGCCCGCTGGCGCACCGCGCTGGTGGACTCGCTCCAGGAGGCCTTCTTCGTCTGCGACGAGGACGGCGCCGTCATCGAGATCAACGCGGCCTTCACCGACATCCTCGGCTACGGCCCCGAAGGCCTGCCCTACCGGCCGATCCACCCCTGGTGGCCCGACGCCGGCACGGACGCCGAGGCACACCGGCAGGTCAGCGAGGCCTTCGCCCTGCTGCTCGGCAGCACCAAGGGCTCGTACACCATTCCGATCACCCACCGCGACGGACACCGGCTGTGGGCGACGGCCACCTTCAACCAGGTCGACGACCCCGACACCGGGCGCCGCGTGACCGTGGGCACCTTCCGCGACGTCACCGCCGAGCACTACGCCATCCAGCGCGAGAGCGCCCTCGCCGCCCTGGCCACCTGCCTGTCCCGGGCCACCAGCCTGCCCGAGGCACTGACCGGCGCCCTGGACGAACTGAAGAAGCTGTGGCGCGCCCGGTCGGTCCTGGCAGCGGTCTTCGACCACGGCGACGAACCCACACTGACCTCCACCGACACCTCGCTCGCCTGGCCGCAACTGCCCGCCGCACGCCGCGAAACGCTCCAAGACCTGCGCCAGGGACCGATCCTGACCCCGGTCGCCGACCACACCGGGGCCGGCATCCTCCTGGAGTTCCCCGAGGGCCCGCTCGTCCTGTGGATGGACCTGGGCGAGAACCGGCCCTTCACCGGAGAGGACCAGCTGCTGTTGTCCCTCCTCGCCGGCCACCTCGCCCAGGGACTGAACCGCGCGCACCAGTTCGACCAGCAGCGCGAGACCGCCATCGCCCTGCAACGCGCCATCCTCGGCCCCTCCCGACTGCCCGACGGTTTCGCCGTCCGCTACGAACCCGCGACCCGGCCCCTGGAGGTCGGCGGCGACTGGTACGACACCGTCACCCTGCCCGACGGCCGCATCGGCATCGTCGTCGGCGACTGCGTCGGCAGGGGACTCGAAGCCGCCAGCGTCATGGGTCAACTGCGCAGCGCCTGCCGCGCCCTGTTGCTCCAGGACGCCAGCCCCGCCCAGACGCTGATGGCCCTCGACCAGTTCGCCGCCGGTGTGCCGGGCGCGGTCTGCACCACCGTCTTCTGCGGCGTCCTCAACGCCGAGACCGGGCAGCTGACGTACTCCAGCGCCGGCCATCCGCCCGGCATCCTCGTCCAGCCCGACGGCGCCACCCGGCTCCTCGAGGACGGACGTTCCCTGCCGCTCGCCGTCCGGCCCGGCAACCACCGCCCCGAAGGCTCCTGCACCATCCCGGCCCGGTCCACCCTGCTGCTGTACACCGACGGGCTCGTCGAACGCCGCCGCCGCCCGCTCAGCGCGGGCATCGACCAGGCCAGCGAAGCCCTCCAGGACGGCCGGGACACCTCGGTCGACGACCTCGCCACCCACGTCATGTCCCGGTTGGCACCCGTCGACGGCTACGACGACGACGTCGCCCTGCTGCTCTACCGGCACCCGGCCCCGCTGGAGATGTCCTTCCCCGCCGAATCCTCCCAGCTCGCCCCCGTCCGCAAGACGCTGCGCGGCTGGCTCGCCCAGTGCGACCTGCCCCCCACCACGGTGCAGAACGTCCTGGTCGCCGCAGGCGAGGCCTGCGCCAACGCCATCGAGCACGGCCACCGCGACGCCCCCGGCGAGACCATCTACTTCCGGGCCGAGGCCTACGTCGACAATCTGCACCTGACCGTTGCCGACACCGGCCACTGGAAAGCCCCGCAGCCGGAACTCAACACCCACCGCGGTCGCGGGATGGGCCTGATGCGCGCCCTGATGCAGCAGGTCACCATCACCCCCGGCCCGTCCGGCACCACCGTCGACATGCATATGAGGATCGCCTGA
- a CDS encoding STAS domain-containing protein: MTTPLTLTPGRRPDGTALLTAVGEIDMSNTEALAAALAGTDGPLVLDLTGVEYLDSAGLSALFPHADRIELIAGPLLEPVLTISGLTELTTVHGT, encoded by the coding sequence ATGACCACACCCCTGACCCTCACCCCCGGACGACGGCCCGACGGTACCGCGCTGCTGACCGCTGTCGGCGAGATCGACATGAGCAACACCGAGGCACTGGCCGCCGCCCTCGCGGGCACGGACGGCCCCCTGGTCCTCGACCTCACCGGCGTCGAGTACCTCGACAGCGCCGGTCTCAGCGCGCTCTTCCCGCACGCCGACCGCATCGAGCTCATCGCCGGCCCCCTCCTGGAACCCGTCCTGACGATCTCCGGACTCACCGAGCTCACCACCGTCCACGGCACCTGA
- a CDS encoding J-domain-containing protein — MTERKPTGVSIESWVDRQIREAAERGEFENLPGYGKPLASLDAPYDELWWIKGKLHREGFSPLPPSLALRKEAEDAKEAVRAARSERQVRGILTAINEKIGKALRMPPPGPPLNLGTFDVEAEVATWRAAREAAEPGPNPEPPRNPDA; from the coding sequence GTGACCGAGCGCAAGCCGACGGGCGTCAGCATCGAGTCCTGGGTGGACCGGCAGATCCGGGAGGCCGCCGAGCGGGGCGAATTCGAGAACCTGCCGGGCTACGGCAAGCCGCTGGCCTCGCTCGACGCCCCGTACGACGAACTCTGGTGGATCAAGGGCAAGCTGCACCGCGAGGGCTTCTCCCCGCTTCCGCCCTCGCTCGCGCTGCGCAAGGAAGCCGAGGACGCCAAGGAAGCGGTCCGGGCGGCGCGGTCCGAACGGCAGGTGCGGGGGATCCTCACGGCGATCAACGAGAAGATCGGCAAGGCCCTGCGCATGCCCCCGCCCGGGCCGCCCCTCAACCTGGGCACCTTCGACGTCGAGGCCGAGGTCGCGACGTGGCGCGCGGCCCGCGAGGCCGCCGAGCCCGGCCCGAACCCCGAGCCCCCTCGAAACCCCGACGCCTGA
- a CDS encoding DUF6339 family protein: MSRVTGDAGTGVMSLLYPRLLPGETERRFRMLHEVPAGGHASMADNHSSRAVYAATGGRRVTRDELDQLRGSVLRVAHDQGFPAAPSAAQRTAFDREAAQVLREGCRMVPGEAAQRQVWAFLALVLLPDVCVWRWPADAGNRYVADRFKGTDLTRHALARLWTRAHVLRDDAADDPYHLLDVLGEADLDQIMARRSALAGSPALVRAIVRTHRDDEAGGASPASRAVASRAVASPAMASRAVASRAVLRESLTRLLRLTAFVDLDSASEPELGRLVRQVRSEARAALGG; the protein is encoded by the coding sequence ATGAGCCGCGTCACGGGCGACGCCGGGACCGGGGTCATGAGCCTGCTCTACCCGCGCCTGCTGCCCGGGGAGACGGAGCGCCGGTTCCGCATGCTCCACGAGGTACCGGCGGGCGGGCACGCGTCCATGGCCGACAACCACTCCTCGCGGGCCGTGTACGCGGCCACGGGCGGGCGGCGGGTCACGCGCGACGAACTCGACCAACTCCGGGGCTCCGTGCTGCGCGTGGCGCACGACCAGGGCTTCCCGGCCGCCCCGTCCGCGGCGCAGCGCACCGCCTTCGACCGCGAGGCGGCGCAGGTGCTGCGGGAGGGGTGCCGGATGGTGCCCGGCGAGGCCGCGCAACGGCAGGTGTGGGCGTTCCTCGCGCTCGTGCTCCTTCCGGACGTGTGCGTCTGGCGGTGGCCCGCCGACGCGGGCAACCGGTACGTGGCCGACCGCTTCAAGGGCACCGACCTGACGCGGCACGCGCTCGCCCGGCTGTGGACCCGCGCGCACGTGCTCCGCGACGACGCGGCGGACGACCCGTACCACCTGCTGGACGTGCTCGGCGAGGCCGACCTCGACCAGATCATGGCGCGGCGCTCCGCACTCGCCGGGTCTCCGGCGCTGGTGCGGGCCATCGTGCGGACCCATCGGGACGACGAGGCGGGCGGCGCGAGCCCCGCCTCCCGTGCCGTGGCATCCCGTGCCGTGGCCTCTCCTGCCATGGCCTCGCGTGCCGTGGCCTCTCGTGCCGTGCTCCGGGAGAGCCTGACGCGGTTGCTGCGGCTCACGGCGTTCGTCGACCTGGACTCGGCGTCGGAACCGGAGCTGGGGCGCCTGGTGCGGCAGGTGCGGTCCGAGGCGCGGGCCGCACTGGGCGGGTGA